The sequence below is a genomic window from Bos javanicus breed banteng chromosome 5, ARS-OSU_banteng_1.0, whole genome shotgun sequence.
CTTTCTTGAGAAGATTTTGTGTAAAGAGGATAAACCAGGCAGTAGTTGGAGAAGCCTTCGGAGTCAAGGGAGAATTTTCTCTTTGAAGATGTGGAAACCTGGTGTGCTTACATACAGAAGGAATGATCTAGTAGAGCACAAAACTAGGTGAGAGAGGGGAGACTTCCTAAAACTATGTCTGCAAGTAGCTCAAGAAAACAGGACCACGTGCACAAGTGGAATTCCTACGTAGCAGTGTAGATGTCAGTCTGAGGAacaagacagaaggcaggaaatTCAGCTGAGGGGCAGAACTGTGAGTCAGTGCGATGGAAGCACTTTGAAAAGTTTGCTTCTAATActtatttttctaggaaaaaCAGAACACAGGGTAATCAGCTGAATGTTGGTGCTGGAGATCTTTAGAGAGAATGAGGGTGTGAAATTGTAAATGGGAGTGAAGGACACAGCATGGAGTTGCTAAGCAACGTAAAGGATCTAATTGTGACCAGTGGTCCTGAATTGAGAGTGAAATCACTGTGGCTGCATACTAACGATTTCCTAATTGTGAACAAAGCCTGAATACCAAAAAGTGCAAAGCATAAATGAACAATATGATAAGCAACTATAAAATAACTGCCTGGGCAGAATTCTTTTGAAAGACCCCATGCTCCTTTTAGGACTTGTTGCTAATTTTTCTTCATCTTAATACATACacatcaatcatttaaaaatgtagtttaggactcccctggtggtccagtggtcaagactccgcctgccaatgcagggggcatgggttccatccttggttcaggaagatcctacatgctgtagggcacctaagcccatgcaccacaactactgagcccacactctagagcccgagagctgGAAGTACTGAAGCtgcacacctagagcccgtgACCAGGACAAAGAGGAGACCCTGCTCATGGCAAGCAGAGAGAGCCCacatgaagcaatgaagaccccacccagccaaaaataaataaataaataaactaattttaaaaagttttaatgtaGTCTAGGTTTgcatgtttttttaatgtttatttattaattttagtacgtgcttttttgttgtttttgtttctgttttttttttatgggatctcagtttccccaatCGGGGATTAAACCCAGAATCCTAATCATTAGGCCACCAGGGAGCTCCTggcttgcatttttttaaatttataaacgtGGGATATTATTGTAAGAATCCTTTAAGTCGATAGTACTTTCACTTCACAGTACGTGTAACATGTGTGGGCAATGCTCATTTAATTTCATTGTATAGCACTCCATGACCTGTGTGCTCCGGGAATCCTGTTTCTATGCTACTGTCAAGGTGCATCGGAGTTGTACTATGCTACTGCCAACACACTTACCTGCTGTTCAATATGCCTGCCAGTTCTTTAAGGATACACTCTAGGCATATTCTGTACAAAACACTCCCCCATAACATCTTTCTTTATCTGACTAGAAATCCATCGATGAATGCTATCAGCCAGTTTGGGGGAAAAATGCATGTATGTTGTCTTACAATCCCTGAACAGGGTTTCTCTCTATCTTATTTAAAACCTTTCAGTAAAAATGTATACTATTCTCCATAATCGTTTCACAGCTCTGTTAGGTCTCATCCTAGatacatttgctttaaaaaataaaagatgcagtGCCCTCCGTTACTCTGAGCCTTCCTCCCAGCAGTCAGTACGCACAGGCCTGTCAGAGGCAGAGCAGAGATTGCCCTGGGAACCGCCAAACAATGGGAGATGCGGTTGGATCAACCCCTTCTTGCTCTTTTCTGCCGGCTCACTCGGTGAGCTTGGCTCCCTCTTTCCCAGCCCAGGTTACCtatatttgctatttttgttGCTAGTTAAATTGCAtggtttcattttatattctgatTAATTGATTCTGCTATAGAAAGCACAATTGATTTTTTAGTTAAATTATATCCAAAATGTTtgttaattttcattaatttaattaCACATAAgtggttttttttcttctgcttgaatTCATACACTGGTAATATAAACTTTGATTCTTTTctaactttatattttttcctgcttATGCCATGGGTGAAAATCTCTGGTACAGTACTGAGTAGAAGTGATTGTGGACATATTACTTTTAGGTCTCAGTCTGCAAGCTCACATTCCAGGGTGAGAGGCTTTGTGTATAACTTTTCAGTAGTCACTATCAGATTAAGAGAATTCtcgagtgggatggggaggtagatgggaggaaggtttaagagggaggggacaaatgtatccctatggctgattcctattgatgtttggcagaaaccaacactattctgtaaagcaattatccttcaattaaaaataaataaatttaaaattaaaaaagaaaattctcttttattctttatttcctaacagatttttaaatttttaagaagttctgatttttttaaaacaccaaGTGCTTTTATTGTCCTTTTAAATGGCTATgtgattttctcatttaatttgtaACTATGATAAAGGATTCTTCCAGGCAGTGATGTGGATTTAGGGACAAGAAGAAAGATGACCTTGGTAGCTATGAGAAgagggagttttaaaaaatgtttattggagtgtacttgctttataatgttgttagcttctgctgtacagcaaagtgagtcagtcatGCATATACATAATACGTCTCCTCTTTCTCAGATATCCTTTCCATTTaggccaccacagagcactgaacagagttccctagGCTATACAGCAGATTCAcattcagagatcagatcagatcagccgctcagtcgtgtctgactctttgcgaccccatgaattgcagcacaccaggcctccctgtccatcaccaactcccggagttcactcagactcacatccatcgagtcagtgatgacatctagtcatctcatcctctgttgtccccttctcctcttgcccccaatccctcccagcatcagagtcttttccaatgagtcaactcttcgcatgaggtggccaaagtactggagttttagctttagcatcattccttccaaagaaatcccagggctgatctccttcagaatggactggttggatctccttgcagtccaagggactctcaagaggcttctccaacaccacagttcaaaagcatcaattcttcggcactcagccttcttcacagtccaactctcacatccatacatgaccacaggaaaaaccatagccttgactagacgaacctttgttggcaaagtaatgtctctgcttttgaatatgctatctaggttggtcataactatcctttcaaggagtaagtgccttctaatttcatggctgcagtcaccatctgcagtgattctggagcccagaaaaataaagtctgacactgtttccactgtttccccatctatttcccatgaagtgatgggaccggatgccatgatctttgttttctgaatgttgagctttaagccaactttttcactctccactttcactttcatcaagaggctttttagttcctcttcactttctgccataagggtggtgtcatctgcatatctgaggttattgatatttctcctggcaatcttgattccagcttgtgtttcttccagtccagcgtttctcatgatgtactctgcatagaagttaaataaaaagggtgacaatatacagctttgatgtactccttttcctatttggaaccagtctgttgttccatgtccagttctaactgttgcttcctgacctgtatatagatttctcaagaggcagatcaggtggtctggcattcccatctctttcagaattttccacagtttcttgtgatccacacagtcaaaggctttggcatagtcaagaaagcagaaatagatgtttttctggaactctcttgctttttccatgatccagcagatgttggcaatttgatctctggttcctctgccttttctaaaaccagcttgaacatcaggaaattcacggttcacatattgctgaagcctgacttggagaattttgagcattacttgactagcatgtgagatgagtgcaactgtgcggtagtttgagcattctttggcattgcctttctttgggattggaatgaaaactgaccttttccagtcctgtggccactgccgagttttccaaatttgctggcatattgagtgcagcactttcacagcatcatctttcaggatttggaatagctcaactggaattccatcacctccactagctttgttcgtagtgatgctttctaaggcccacattccaggatgtctggctctaggttagtgatcaacaccatcgtgattatctgggtcgtgaagatcttttttgtatagttcttttgtgtattcttgccatctcttcttaatatcttctgcttctgttaggtccataccatttctgtcctttatcaaccccatctttgcatgaagtattcctttggtatctctaattttcttgaagagatccctagtctttcccattctgttgtttccctctatttctttgcattgattgctgaagaaggctttcttatctcttcttgctattttttggaactctgcattcagatgtttatgtcttttcttttctcctttgcttttcgcttctcttcttttcacagctatttgtaaggcctccccagacagccattttgcttttttgcatttctttcccatggggatggtcttgatccttgtctcctgtacaatgtcatgaacctcattccataattcatcaggcactctgtttatcagatctaggcccttaaatctatttctcacttccactgtatattcattagggatttgatttaggtcatacctgaatggtctagtggttttccctactttcttcaactaacgtctgaatttggcaataaggagttcatggtctgagccacagtcagctcctggtcttgtttttgctgactgtatagagcttctccatctttggctgcaaagaacataatcaatttgatttcggtattgaccatctggtgatgtccatgtatacagtcttctcttgtgttgttggaagagggtgtttgttatgaccagggcattttcttggcaaaactctattagtctttgccctgtttcattctgtattccaaggccaaatttgcctgttactccaggtgtttcttgacttcctacttttgcattccagtcccctatcatgaaaaggacatcttttgggggtgttagttctaaaaggtcttgtaggtcttcatagaaccgctcaacttcagcttcttcagcattattgcttggggcatagacttggattactgtgatattgaatggtttgccttggaaacgaacagagatcattctgtcatgtttgagattgcatccaagtactgcatttcggactcttttgttgaccatgatggccactccatttcttctgagggattcctgcccgcagtagtagatataatggtcatctgaattaaattcacccattccagaccatttcagtttgctgattcctagaatgttgacattcactcttgccatctcttgtttgaccacttccaatttgccttgattcatggacctgacattccaggttcctatgtaatattgctctttacagcattggaccttgcttctatcacataGTAATCTATATATGTGAGTCCCgctctcccaattcattccaccctctcctcccccactttataagtttgttttctacatctgtgactttatGAGAAGAGTGATTTTTAAGTGTTTAGGATCTATTTACCAAAATTCCACGCTTCTGAAGGAGGTAAAGTTAGGGATAATCAATGACTGAATTTTTGTCAATGGCATGCAAGCAAAACATTTGTGACCCATCCCTTGGCATTCCCCAGTTAAAAAAACATCTCCCACAGGACTCTCCAGGATATTTCCACTTTGGTTTTCTTGATGTAAGAATAATGGAAGCTCGTAAGCCACATGTCAAAGATAGCAGAGCCATAAAGGACGGAAGGAGTCTGAATCCCAGAATCACTGTTCAGGAGAGATTCACCCTCCAGCCAGGAATACCAATATTGGAATTTTAATAAGTGAGAAATAAACCTCTATTGAGTTAAGTTCTTTTCCCCGTTTCATCAATCAGTGTTAGCTTAAATCATATAAATTTCCCCAAGTTTTTGTTGTTACAGAAGGAGACTAAATCTTATCATTATCATAAGCAGGATGATGGCAGTGTGTTTTTCTTCAACCTTCTTTAACCATAAAAATGACTTGACCAGATTTATGGTGTGAGTGACATACAGGGAAGAATTAGAGAGATGAGGAGGCGCACATGGTGAAACTTGTCACTTAGGTGGAGAAGTAGATCGGGGAATGGGAGGCACCATGAGCCTATTTCTCTTGGATAAGAGGGTGTCCATCCAGTAATGGGGATCTGGGGACAGGGAGGCAGCTTGGCCCTGAAAGCTATCAGAAGAGTGATTTAAGTGAAATAATGTCATGATTTCTGAAGTAGAATTCTAAGGTCCAGTTCTACTGTGACCAAACCTACCAGTTCTCTCATATGAACAGAGAATCTATTCACCAAAATTCCAAAATGCTAAGGAAAGGAAAGCACAAGAGGCCAAGATAtagtacatatttatttgtttgcttttgacagcagaatcataagggatttgcttttGCTACAGAAAGAGGCCAGAACTATGTCAGGAAACCAGAGAAATAAATTGTAACTCGGGCTTGGTCCGGCTTCTCAGTTTCCACTTTTGCTTCCAGCCACACCTTCTCGCCTACGTGCAGCGGCAGGGTCAACATGCCAGAGAGACTCCTGGGCTCTTTGGTGGAGACCTGATGCTTTTCTAAGACAGAACTTTTGTCCCTCATCAGCTGAACAGTCACCTTGCAGTGATGGAGATCCACATCGAAGAGGAAATGGTAATTTCCTGGCACCCTGCATGTGAAGACCCCAGTGTCCTCCTGTAAGTCTCTCTGGGCATTGTACAGGACCTCTGTGAAGGGCACAGGCTTTGAAGGGGAAGGCAACTGGCCACTGAGCTTCACAGTGAAGGCGGACTGTCTGTGGCATGGGCATTTTACACTTGGTCCTGGAGTTCCCGGCGGACCTGGCAAACCTGgtattccttggagaaatggataAGACACAGTAAGAAGGTCATAGAATCCAATAAAAAGATGATATCCAGTCAATGTGTGAaaccaccacttttttttttaaaataatatcatggTTAAGAGATTGATCTTTGCTGTATGATTAAATGGTTTCAAGTCACATCTCTGAAACTGACCAGCTGTGTAATCTTACTAAAGTTAATCATTCTTTCTGGGCtgtatttcctcatctgaaaatattATTATTGACGTCTCATGTGATTATTGTGAAGCTGTAAAGAGACAATGCGCGTAAGGTACTTATAGTACCTATGCGTGGTGCATACGTATTATTTCCTATATATTATTTCATCCCAATTTGGGTGGGACTAATTCTTgctacagcttccctggtggctcagtcagtaaagaaccttTTCCTGTATATTATTTCATCCTGATTTGGGTGGGACTAATTCTTGCTAagagcttcactggtggctcagtcagtaaagaatctacctgcaacgcaggagacccgggtttgatcatTAGCAagaattttccttctccagaggatcttcccagcagAAATTTTCCGTCTCCAGGAGGTCGTCCCAACCTTGGGAAGGAAAATTCTTGCTAATAATTCTAATCTTACTGAAGATGATAAAAAGGCCTGGGTGTCTAAGTCTGGGGACCAGACAGCCTTTTGATTACCAAATCTAACCCTTAAGGCCCATGATAATGGCCCCATAAGAGATGACACAAAACTGTGATCTTTCCTGAGAGCCCCTCTTGGTCTGGTCTCATTGGCTACAAAGAAGTCCTGGTAATCAGGACAGAATCTGGGAAGAATCTTGCTTTGTACTCAGGTGCTCCCTGGGCATCATCCTATTCATAAGAACTAGGTTTGgggctcttggagaaggcaatggcaccccactccagtactcttgcctggaaaatcccatggatggaggagcctggtgggctgcagtccatggggtctctaagagtcagacacgactgagcgacttcactttcacttttcactttcatgcattggagaaggaaatggcaacccactccagtgttcttgcctggagaatcccagggacggtggagcctgttgggctgccgtctatggggtcgcacagagttggacacgactgaagcgacttagcagcaggtttgGGGCTCTAAGTGCTCAATGAAACACAATGTTCTGACGATACATGATGCCCTGCTACACTTATTAAACCCTTTTTTTTGCTGCTTATCAGACAGTCTGATTCATGATACTGACTCTACTTAGCACATGTTCCCACCATGACTAACCCGCATGGATCCCAGTTCCCTGGTTCTAGAACTAGGCCAGTCTCTCTTGTTGCCTGtgatttgagctctggttcccctgccctgGGACCCAGCCCTACAGCTGACCATTTCCTCCACATTCTTTTAATCCTCAATGCCTTGTGCTCCTGAGTTTATGAGGATTATGACATTCCTACCAAAAACATGAAACAGGAGGTGcaaataaaaagcagaagaatGTATTTCTCACCTCTTATACCTGGAGGCCCTCTTATACCTGGAGGCCCTGGGTGTCCTGGTGGCCCCGGAGGTCCGGTACACCCTCCTTTCTCCAGGACAGCATTTGTCATTAGGATGATGCTGACCAATATCCGGAGATCTTgattaaagaaacaaagagaaggggttttttttctgctttttattttgttttatttatatatgaagGGTGGATAGTTAGAGTTGCAACCTGGCCCAGGAAAGATATCATGTCTAGAACTAAACACACGGACTCAAATAACAACTTTGCCCTTACTAGTAAACCGAGCAAGTTACTCCCTGAAACTTCCTTATCATTCATATACAGCAATAATTACTCAGTTAAAACTGTTTCTGAATCCTGAAAGGTCAACattttttcttcatctgtctTTGAACTGATAGAACACAGAAAGCACTCAAACACAATTCTTAAATACAAAATCCTTTATTCTTATGAGAACCTaacacatctctctctctccctctcttctctctctctttctttagcCGCTAAGTTATTTctgactcttacgaccccatggattgtagcccgccaggctcctctgtccatgggattctccaggcaagaatactggagggggttgccatttccttctccaggggatctttctgacccaggaattgaacccaggtttcctccattgcaggcagattctttaccaactaagagAGAAGCCCCAACCTACTACATATTGAATGCTTATTATGGAAAAGACATTGGGCTAGAAACATCATATCAGTAAGAAGTCATCACATGCCTGCTATTTTTGCCATAAGCATCTTTGCCCCAAGCATTTTCACCACAATCATTTTTGCTACATAATTAATTTGACATAAGGCAATTttgccataaaagaaaaaataactggcTGAGAGTTCAGTTTCAACTGGCTGACCgttgtttggttttatttctccATGGATGCAGTACTCCCATTTTTATGTTACATAAATCTTAGTCCTCATAATGGTCCTAATAGTGATGAGTAGGCGTGGTGATCTTAAAACAGTGAATGATAACAGCTACATATAAAGACATGATAGAAAATAAGTGGATAAAACTTACTACAAGTGTGAAATAAGATAGTACAAAGTCAGACTGCATATCATCCTAGAAAATAACAACATATCAGTTTGCAAATCCTTGGGTGATTTGAAGGCAAAAAGTTGAACCAGTATTTCCCATGGAACTTTGGAACATCTGTCACTGGACATGTGACACAATGGTAAGAGAGCAACAGTCCTGTAGAGGATTTCACAATGCAATACAGAGCTCAGTTACAAATATGCATCCTCGTATTTGAAAACTGAAGGAGGAAGTTTTAGCAAAAAAGTGCAATGCTGAATGAAGAGAGAACTccacaagcaaaagaaaaaaaaaaaaagataagtgctTAAGTACAATCTACAAAGTAAAATCAGTTATTTGCATGATATTGTCATGAATCTGcacatttttaatgtattcaaatAATTGTATTTcacaattaagtttttaaaatttaattattcatttcttaaatgttttgttATATCCTTCTAAGGGACCCTCTtttatctttcattatttttatcttttagagCAAAATTGCCTTATGGCCAGTTAGTTACGAGGCGACAATATCTGTAGTGAAAATGCGTGCGACCACGATGTCTGTGGCAAAGAAGCTGGTGGTCTAGAACTGTACCTAACTGTTCATTACACCCCTACAAGGGaaagtttatatttcattttacagattagtGGTTTGAGATTCAAAGAGGTGATTCTACTTATTTCCCACCAGATTGCTAGTCAGTTACAACCTGAGGGTGCGTGCTCATGCGCCCAGTGGaatccgactgtttgcaaccccatgaactgtagctcgccaggctcctctgtccatggcgttttccaggcaagaatactgaagccagttgccatttcctcctccaggggatcttcctgatctagggttcgaacccacatctcctgcattagcaggtggattctttaccactgagccacctgggaaaccccagttaCAGTCTGAGGCAAGATTCTTATTCAAAGCATTCTGAATTAAGAATCAGCGTTCTCAGCTATGtacttttaattagttaattgTTAGCTGACGGCCCTGCCCTCTCGTTTCTCCAAACCCTCTGCTCCTGGCTGTCACCTTTCTCGTCCAGCTAAGTCTTATAGCACAGCAACCCCCAAGAAGCACCTTGATTTGGATATATTCACTCTATGTTTATGTCATGTTTCTGTCTTCCagagaaataatttcagaaaaccCATTTTTGGCACTTAGAATATTCACctctattaaaaaaatgatacactaGATCCATCCGCTTACAAATACTTGACCCCCCTCCCACAACCTCCGTCTGTCTCCTACCAGCCATTCTCAGGACAGAGCCTTTCCTCTGTGGGATGGGCGTCTCTCAgatttctttctgaaatgcctAGCTGTGTGTCTGAGGCTTGGGCTCTGGTCACGGCTCACTCCGTCAAGGCCTTAGCTAAATGATATGAAGCTGCCTGTTCAAATATTTATTCCTGGTCCAAACTGAGAcaacaaaattaatatttaatcacACAGTGGACTTAGGTCACCCACTCTTTCTGAATTTGGATCTTGGGCCCAGTAGGATTGTCAACTAGAAGTCCTAAATCATTTTCAGATTTCCCTTCCAGCAGGTCTATTATGGAAGCAGCTGTCAATACATATAAGACCAGGATAAGGAGGCCA
It includes:
- the LOC133247876 gene encoding protein HP-20 homolog; amino-acid sequence: MADLRILVSIILMTNAVLEKGGCTGPPGPPGHPGPPGIRGPPGIRGIPGLPGPPGTPGPSVKCPCHRQSAFTVKLSGQLPSPSKPVPFTEVLYNAQRDLQEDTGVFTCRVPGNYHFLFDVDLHHCKVTVQLMRDKSSVLEKHQVSTKEPRSLSGMLTLPLHVGEKVWLEAKVETEKPDQARVTIYFSGFLT